A section of the Mesorhizobium loti genome encodes:
- a CDS encoding SDR family NAD(P)-dependent oxidoreductase yields the protein MNFAGRFDGRTAVITGGASGIGLAVAQRIVAEGGRSSVWDRDPAQIEQAKIIIPGLHGVAIDVADATGVEGAAARTIEALGGVDILITSAAITGPNMTTWAYSAEDWQKVIDININGVFYCNKALVPHMLERNYGRIVNIASIAGKEGNPNASAYSTSKAAVIGLTKSLGKELAKTKVTVNCVTPAAVRTAIFKQMSQEHIDFMLSKIPMARFGEVEEVAALICWIASEECSFTTAAVFDVSGGRATY from the coding sequence ATGAACTTCGCGGGGCGCTTCGACGGTCGGACGGCTGTCATCACGGGCGGTGCCTCGGGCATCGGCCTGGCGGTCGCGCAAAGGATCGTCGCGGAAGGCGGACGCTCCAGCGTCTGGGACCGCGATCCGGCCCAGATCGAACAGGCGAAGATCATCATCCCTGGCCTGCATGGCGTTGCCATTGACGTCGCCGATGCCACCGGCGTCGAAGGCGCCGCCGCACGGACCATCGAGGCTCTTGGCGGCGTCGACATCCTGATCACCAGCGCGGCCATCACCGGGCCGAACATGACGACCTGGGCCTATTCGGCCGAGGATTGGCAGAAGGTCATCGACATCAACATCAATGGCGTCTTCTACTGCAACAAGGCGCTGGTGCCGCACATGCTCGAGCGCAATTATGGCCGCATCGTCAACATTGCCTCGATCGCCGGCAAGGAAGGCAATCCCAATGCCTCCGCCTACAGCACTTCAAAGGCGGCGGTGATCGGCCTGACCAAGTCGCTCGGCAAGGAACTGGCCAAGACCAAGGTGACGGTGAATTGCGTGACGCCGGCGGCGGTGCGCACCGCGATCTTCAAGCAGATGAGCCAGGAGCACATCGACTTCATGCTGTCCAAGATACCGATGGCGCGCTTCGGCGAGGTCGAGGAGGTGGCGGCACTGATCTGCTGGATCGCCTCGGAGGAGTGCTCGTTCACGACGGCCGCCGTGTTCGACGTCTCCGGCGGCCGCGCCACCTATTGA
- a CDS encoding glucoamylase family protein: MPDADPAALSDDELLDRYQRAAFGYFLENVNSDNGLVADTSRPNSPASIAVVGFALSCYPIGVERGWMSHMAAAELTLAALRFFSASPQGGGDDVTGHKGFYYHFLDMRTGLRVWRCELSMVDTALLMAGILVAGAYFSGDNEQEAEIRHLAEALYRRVDWRWAQGSSPTLRQGWKPKSGFLHYGWEGYNEATILYVLSMASPDNPTSDDSYEAWTATYQWENIYGHDVLYGGPLFMHQFSHAWIDFAGIRDAFMREKNSDYFENSRRSTYLHRDYARHNPYGFDGYGENLWGLSAGDGPGGFRASVERRRHRFSGYAARGAPFGPDDGTIAPWSYPASLPFAPDICLAAMRHLGERYPEVIENFRLPSGFNPTLANRRKFGRNGWVSEGHYGLDQGIVVMMIENHRSRLIWELMRSNPHIRRGLGKAGFTGGWLARSAGSASGAYDAA, encoded by the coding sequence TTGCCTGACGCAGATCCTGCCGCATTGTCCGATGACGAGCTTCTGGACCGCTACCAGCGCGCCGCCTTCGGCTATTTCCTGGAGAATGTGAACTCCGACAACGGTTTGGTCGCCGATACGTCGCGGCCGAACTCGCCGGCCAGCATCGCTGTCGTTGGTTTCGCCCTGTCCTGTTATCCGATCGGCGTCGAGCGCGGCTGGATGTCGCACATGGCGGCAGCGGAGCTGACGCTCGCGGCGCTGCGTTTCTTCTCGGCCAGCCCGCAAGGCGGCGGCGACGACGTCACCGGCCACAAGGGTTTCTACTACCATTTTCTCGACATGCGGACCGGGCTGCGCGTCTGGCGCTGCGAACTGTCGATGGTGGACACCGCCCTGCTGATGGCCGGTATCCTGGTGGCCGGCGCCTATTTCTCCGGCGATAATGAACAGGAAGCCGAAATCCGGCACCTGGCCGAAGCGCTCTACCGGCGCGTCGATTGGCGGTGGGCGCAAGGCAGCAGTCCGACCCTGCGGCAGGGCTGGAAGCCGAAGAGCGGTTTTCTGCATTATGGCTGGGAGGGCTACAACGAGGCGACCATCCTTTACGTGCTGTCCATGGCCTCGCCGGACAACCCAACCTCCGACGACAGCTACGAGGCCTGGACGGCGACCTACCAGTGGGAGAACATCTACGGCCATGACGTGCTCTATGGCGGGCCGTTGTTCATGCACCAGTTCTCGCACGCCTGGATCGATTTCGCCGGCATCCGCGACGCCTTCATGCGCGAGAAGAATTCCGACTATTTCGAAAACAGCCGCCGCTCGACATACCTCCATCGGGACTATGCCCGCCACAACCCCTATGGTTTCGACGGCTACGGCGAGAACCTTTGGGGCCTCTCGGCGGGAGACGGGCCCGGGGGCTTTCGCGCCAGTGTCGAGCGACGGAGGCATCGGTTTTCCGGCTATGCCGCACGCGGCGCTCCCTTCGGGCCGGATGATGGCACGATCGCGCCCTGGTCCTATCCGGCATCGCTGCCTTTCGCGCCGGACATCTGCCTGGCAGCGATGCGTCATCTCGGTGAGCGCTATCCCGAGGTGATCGAGAATTTCCGGCTGCCCAGCGGATTCAATCCGACCTTGGCCAACCGGCGAAAATTCGGCCGCAACGGCTGGGTATCGGAAGGCCATTACGGGCTGGACCAGGGCATCGTGGTGATGATGATCGAGAACCACCGCTCGCGCCTGATCTGGGAACTGATGCGGTCCAATCCGCACATTCGCCGCGGCCTGGGAAAAGCAGGCTTCACCGGCGGCTGGCTGGCGCGGTCGGCAGGCTCCGCCTCAGGGGCCTACGATGCCGCGTGA
- a CDS encoding mercuric reductase produces the protein MPRERTKAASFPVDRNDVELIRSAHPPHWKNPTPDGPYNLVVIGAGPAGLTAARDAASLGAKVALIERWLIGGACVNVGGIPSKSIIRTARLYADMRDAENFGGDTPEHLQADFERAMTRMRQIRQRISGADSAAAIAAEGIDLYFGEARFAGPDTVAVADRTLHFKKALVATGAHPSGPAIPGLAEAGYLDNESMFNLTQRPERLLVIGGGPLGCETAQAFCLLGANVILAQNDPMFLPGEERDAAQILSDALAREGIEVRLNTEVVAVRTEGGKKLADLMRDGDTTTISVDEIITGVGRSPNVEGLGLAHAGVAYDANGIKVDDHLRTTNPNIYAAGDVCLEYKFTHTAEATARIVVRNALFRGRERLSELVVPWCTYTDPEIAHVGLYPIEARRNGIPVKTYTVLMHDVARAVMDGEEEGFVKIHVREGSDRILGATVVASHAGEMINAVTLAIRSGMGLHALADVIHPFPTQAQGIKMAGDAYRRTRFTSLRRRLAVRWLAWSRR, from the coding sequence ATGCCGCGTGAACGGACAAAGGCCGCCAGCTTCCCGGTCGACCGCAACGACGTCGAGTTGATCCGGAGCGCGCATCCGCCGCATTGGAAGAACCCTACCCCCGACGGTCCCTACAATCTCGTCGTCATCGGCGCCGGGCCGGCGGGGCTGACCGCGGCGCGTGACGCGGCAAGCCTCGGCGCGAAAGTCGCGCTGATCGAGCGTTGGCTGATCGGCGGTGCGTGCGTCAATGTCGGCGGCATTCCGTCAAAGTCGATCATCCGCACGGCCAGGCTCTATGCCGACATGCGCGATGCCGAGAATTTCGGCGGCGACACGCCCGAGCATCTTCAGGCCGACTTCGAGCGGGCCATGACGCGGATGCGACAGATCCGGCAGCGGATAAGCGGCGCGGATTCGGCCGCGGCCATCGCGGCCGAAGGCATCGACCTCTATTTCGGCGAGGCCCGCTTCGCAGGGCCGGATACGGTGGCGGTCGCGGACAGGACGCTGCATTTCAAGAAGGCATTGGTCGCGACAGGCGCGCATCCGAGCGGGCCGGCGATTCCAGGACTCGCCGAGGCCGGCTACCTCGACAATGAGAGCATGTTCAACCTCACGCAACGTCCTGAGCGGCTGCTGGTCATCGGCGGCGGGCCGCTTGGCTGCGAGACGGCGCAGGCCTTTTGCCTGCTCGGCGCGAACGTTATCCTGGCGCAGAACGATCCGATGTTCCTGCCCGGCGAGGAACGAGACGCCGCGCAGATCCTTTCGGACGCGCTGGCGCGCGAGGGGATCGAGGTGCGCCTGAACACCGAAGTGGTGGCGGTGCGGACAGAGGGCGGCAAGAAGCTCGCCGACCTGATGCGGGATGGTGACACGACGACGATTTCCGTCGACGAGATCATCACCGGCGTCGGCCGTTCGCCCAATGTCGAAGGCCTCGGCCTGGCACACGCCGGGGTGGCGTATGACGCCAACGGCATCAAGGTGGACGATCACCTGAGAACCACGAATCCGAACATCTACGCGGCGGGCGATGTGTGCCTCGAATACAAGTTCACCCATACCGCCGAAGCCACGGCGCGCATTGTCGTGCGCAATGCGCTGTTTCGCGGGCGCGAAAGGCTGAGCGAACTCGTCGTTCCCTGGTGCACCTATACCGACCCGGAGATCGCCCATGTCGGTCTCTATCCGATCGAAGCGCGCCGCAACGGCATTCCGGTCAAGACCTATACGGTGCTGATGCATGACGTCGCCCGTGCCGTTATGGACGGGGAAGAAGAGGGGTTCGTCAAGATCCATGTCAGGGAAGGATCCGACCGTATACTGGGAGCGACTGTCGTCGCCAGCCATGCCGGCGAGATGATCAACGCAGTGACGCTCGCCATCAGGTCGGGCATGGGATTGCACGCCCTGGCCGATGTCATTCATCCCTTCCCGACGCAGGCGCAAGGTATCAAGATGGCGGGCGATGCCTACAGGCGGACCCGGTTCACCTCCTTGCGCAGGCGCCTGGCGGTGCGCTGGCTGGCTTGGTCCAGGCGTTGA
- a CDS encoding glycosyltransferase family 4 protein gives MSGSGARPAVGSPERAAPKRTLIVSHDPAFPPASGADLRNYRKAEAAARFGPVCLVSVRPKTEGNVPDPLIRVEALSAEGEPRTASIGWWRSRAENRIPRSALTRLKTLIGEFRPDTIVIESISLFKLMRPLRPLAEQLILDMHNVESDLAGQIRHLSTKRTAAAFGVRLLERKALSLVDRVWVCSNLDRQKLMALCRHKIPIHVVPNGIPQAGNGPGHLPAEPSTGNGFPVIVFIGHLAYPPNVDAAQRLANVILPRIRNALPGARLVLAGRTPRPEVRALAGLPGVELIEDPADVAPLLSSAHLTIVPLTAGGGTRIKILEAMAAGVPVVATPIAAEGLDLVENDEVLLSHSDETLAETAIELCLDPERRARQRLRAYQAVWARFGPQAIADAVRDGLGLNGATI, from the coding sequence TTGAGCGGCTCAGGCGCGCGGCCGGCTGTCGGCTCGCCCGAGCGGGCGGCCCCGAAGCGTACGCTGATCGTGTCGCATGACCCGGCCTTTCCACCGGCTTCGGGTGCGGATCTGAGAAACTACCGCAAGGCTGAAGCGGCCGCCAGGTTCGGCCCGGTCTGCCTGGTCTCGGTACGACCGAAGACAGAAGGGAACGTGCCAGATCCATTGATCCGCGTAGAGGCCCTGTCGGCAGAGGGAGAGCCCCGCACGGCCTCGATCGGTTGGTGGCGCTCAAGGGCGGAGAATCGCATTCCGCGTTCCGCCCTGACGCGGCTTAAGACGCTCATCGGTGAATTCCGCCCGGACACTATCGTCATCGAGAGCATCAGCCTGTTCAAGCTGATGCGGCCTCTCAGACCGCTGGCGGAGCAGCTCATTCTCGACATGCACAATGTCGAATCCGACCTGGCCGGGCAGATCAGGCATCTCAGCACCAAGCGAACCGCGGCTGCATTCGGCGTCAGGCTCCTTGAGAGGAAGGCACTATCCCTTGTCGACAGGGTATGGGTCTGCTCGAACCTGGATCGCCAGAAGCTGATGGCGCTTTGCCGGCACAAAATTCCGATCCACGTCGTTCCGAACGGAATTCCGCAAGCCGGCAATGGTCCCGGGCACCTGCCTGCCGAGCCGTCAACCGGCAACGGCTTTCCGGTGATCGTTTTCATCGGCCATCTCGCCTATCCCCCAAACGTCGATGCCGCGCAGCGATTGGCCAATGTCATATTGCCTCGCATCCGAAACGCACTGCCGGGTGCCAGGCTCGTCCTGGCTGGACGCACCCCAAGACCGGAGGTGCGGGCACTGGCCGGATTGCCTGGTGTGGAGCTCATCGAGGATCCCGCGGATGTCGCGCCACTGTTGTCCAGCGCGCATCTCACCATCGTCCCGCTGACGGCCGGCGGCGGCACACGCATCAAGATACTGGAAGCAATGGCCGCGGGCGTGCCGGTGGTCGCCACGCCGATCGCGGCCGAAGGTCTGGACCTGGTGGAAAATGACGAGGTGCTGCTGTCTCACTCCGACGAAACGCTTGCCGAGACGGCCATCGAACTCTGTCTCGACCCCGAACGCAGGGCACGGCAACGCCTTCGCGCGTATCAGGCCGTGTGGGCAAGGTTCGGCCCGCAAGCGATAGCCGATGCCGTTCGCGACGGGCTTGGACTAAACGGTGCGACCATATGA
- a CDS encoding glycosyltransferase: MIPPILHQTWKTDSVPARFQAYAESWKQYNPHWTVMFWSDRMLLEFVAGNYPDFLPMFCGYTNGVQRSDAARYMLLHHFGGVYADIDCECVAAFDPIMDESRVVLCKEPASHAAVQADFRGLPYLLFNGTMASPPRHPFWMHLLSMMPGLAGAKDVLDATGPCLLTSAQRGYSDQAAFAIHPSGLFAPVTSVGNTEREAGDDTAPLSIHHWAGTWWTPEPPPRWTTKLRNRAYRLRYHLTRGAYLDEAAAKASVDKAVLSAPPPPGGNIAVLVPLRDAADLIQPFLDTLDGLDYPKDRIKLVFCEGDSLDGSWERLQAATAGLAGKYRDIVLLQRQVGTRLDRAKRAKPRMQRVRRGAIAKVRNYLIDHGLKEDDDWALWIDIDVWRFPRDALNQLIATGHRIAVPNCVKVANGGSFDLNSFIIRRQIKDYRYYREIRGGLHQPPAQTPSRYHLSDVRHLDIIGLDAVGGTMLLVDAALHRGGLRFPEIPYRDLIETEAFGVLANDLGIRPVGLPKLEILHVPW, from the coding sequence ATGATCCCGCCGATCCTGCACCAGACTTGGAAGACCGACAGCGTTCCCGCACGCTTCCAGGCGTATGCCGAGAGCTGGAAACAGTACAATCCGCACTGGACGGTGATGTTCTGGAGCGACCGGATGCTGCTCGAATTCGTGGCCGGGAACTACCCTGATTTCCTGCCAATGTTCTGCGGCTACACGAACGGCGTGCAGCGCTCGGATGCGGCCCGCTACATGCTGCTGCATCATTTTGGCGGGGTCTATGCCGACATCGACTGCGAATGCGTCGCGGCCTTCGATCCGATCATGGACGAGAGCCGTGTCGTGCTGTGCAAGGAGCCGGCCTCGCATGCGGCCGTCCAGGCGGATTTCCGGGGCCTGCCCTATCTCCTGTTCAACGGGACGATGGCGAGCCCGCCCCGTCATCCGTTCTGGATGCATCTCCTGTCGATGATGCCCGGGCTCGCCGGCGCCAAGGACGTGCTCGACGCGACCGGTCCTTGCCTTTTGACCTCCGCCCAGCGTGGCTACAGCGATCAGGCGGCCTTCGCCATCCACCCTTCCGGACTGTTCGCGCCGGTGACGTCTGTTGGCAACACGGAGCGCGAGGCCGGCGACGATACGGCGCCGCTTTCGATCCATCACTGGGCCGGCACATGGTGGACCCCGGAGCCGCCGCCGAGATGGACAACCAAGCTTCGCAACCGGGCCTATCGGCTTCGATATCACCTGACGCGCGGTGCGTATCTGGATGAGGCCGCGGCAAAAGCCAGCGTCGACAAGGCTGTCCTCTCGGCACCGCCGCCCCCGGGCGGCAATATTGCCGTTCTGGTGCCGCTTCGCGATGCCGCCGACCTTATCCAACCTTTTCTCGATACGCTGGACGGGCTCGACTATCCCAAGGACAGGATCAAGCTGGTCTTCTGCGAAGGCGACAGCCTGGACGGGAGTTGGGAGCGGCTACAGGCCGCGACGGCGGGACTGGCCGGCAAATATCGCGACATCGTGCTTCTGCAGCGACAGGTCGGCACCAGGCTCGACAGGGCAAAGCGGGCAAAGCCTCGCATGCAACGCGTCAGGCGCGGCGCGATCGCCAAGGTGCGGAACTACCTGATCGATCACGGGCTGAAGGAAGACGACGACTGGGCGTTGTGGATCGATATCGACGTCTGGCGTTTTCCCCGCGATGCGCTGAACCAGTTGATCGCCACCGGGCATCGCATCGCGGTGCCCAACTGCGTGAAGGTCGCCAATGGCGGCAGCTTCGACCTGAACAGCTTCATCATCAGGCGGCAGATCAAGGATTATCGCTACTACCGCGAGATACGCGGCGGCCTTCACCAGCCTCCGGCGCAGACACCAAGTCGATATCATCTCAGTGATGTCAGGCATCTCGACATCATCGGCCTGGACGCGGTCGGCGGAACGATGCTGCTGGTCGATGCCGCCTTGCATCGCGGCGGCCTTCGCTTCCCTGAAATTCCCTATCGCGACCTGATCGAGACCGAAGCTTTTGGCGTGCTCGCCAACGATCTCGGCATCAGGCCGGTCGGCCTGCCGAAGCTGGAGATACTACACGTCCCCTGGTGA
- a CDS encoding DUF1349 domain-containing protein, with amino-acid sequence MALQDLTWLNPPPHHAIDGDAVRVRTGKETDFWRETFYGFWRDNGHFLHRQVEGDFTAEVTVKGDYKVLYDQAGLMVRLSETHWIKAGIEYTDGLAYFSVVVTNDTSDWSLVAIHAGSNGVSIRLTRHGEAIRVQYLDASDGRWKPVRLAYFPISKTVDVGMMCCSPQREGFEVTFSGFSVGPPISRELHA; translated from the coding sequence ATGGCATTGCAGGACCTGACCTGGCTCAATCCCCCGCCGCATCACGCCATCGACGGCGATGCGGTGCGCGTGCGCACCGGCAAGGAGACCGATTTCTGGCGCGAGACCTTCTACGGTTTCTGGCGCGACAATGGCCACTTCCTGCATCGGCAAGTCGAGGGCGATTTCACCGCCGAAGTCACCGTCAAGGGCGACTACAAGGTGCTGTATGACCAGGCCGGCCTGATGGTCCGGCTGAGCGAGACGCACTGGATCAAGGCCGGCATCGAATACACCGACGGCCTCGCCTATTTCTCCGTCGTGGTCACCAACGACACATCGGACTGGTCGCTGGTGGCCATTCATGCCGGTTCCAATGGCGTCAGCATCCGCCTGACCCGCCATGGCGAGGCGATCCGCGTCCAGTATCTGGATGCTTCGGACGGTCGCTGGAAGCCGGTGCGGCTCGCCTATTTCCCGATCTCGAAGACGGTCGATGTCGGCATGATGTGCTGCTCGCCACAGCGCGAGGGTTTCGAAGTCACATTCTCCGGATTTTCGGTCGGCCCGCCGATTTCGCGGGAATTGCACGCCTGA
- a CDS encoding aldehyde dehydrogenase family protein has protein sequence MAQFRKNLIDGEWVGDAGSRNINPSNTGDIVGEYASAGVEQASQAIAAAKAAFPAWSRSGPLARHAVLKKASDEIMARKDEIGRNLAREEGKTLAEGIGETIRAAQIFDFFAGETLRLTGEMVPSVRPGVGVEITREAVGVVGIITPWNFPIAIPAWKIAPALAHGNTIVFKPAELVPESAWSIVDILHRAGLPKGVLNLVMGKGSVVGQAMLDSPDVNAITFTGSVGTGKRVAAASVEHMRKFQLEMGGKNPLVVLDDADLAVAVDCALNGAFFSTGQRCTASSRLIVTEGIHDRFVDALKERMGKLVIGDALDAQTQIGPVVDATQLKQDEDYIAIGVREGATLAFGGERLDRKTPGFYLSPALLTEATNAMRSSREEIFGPVASVIRVKDYDEALAVANDTPFGLTSGICTSSLKHATHFKRNSEAGMVMVNLPTAGVDFHVPFGGRKGSSYGPREQGRYATEFYTTVKTAYTFAG, from the coding sequence ATGGCTCAGTTTCGAAAAAACCTCATCGATGGCGAATGGGTCGGCGACGCCGGGTCGCGCAACATCAATCCCTCGAATACCGGCGACATTGTCGGCGAGTATGCCTCGGCGGGCGTCGAACAGGCTAGCCAAGCGATCGCCGCGGCCAAGGCGGCGTTCCCGGCATGGTCACGCTCCGGTCCGCTGGCGCGCCACGCGGTGCTGAAGAAGGCGTCCGACGAGATCATGGCGCGCAAGGACGAGATCGGCCGCAACCTGGCGCGCGAGGAAGGCAAGACGCTGGCCGAAGGCATTGGCGAGACCATCCGCGCCGCCCAGATCTTCGATTTCTTTGCTGGCGAAACATTGCGCCTGACCGGAGAGATGGTTCCGAGCGTGCGACCGGGCGTCGGCGTCGAGATCACGCGCGAAGCGGTCGGTGTCGTCGGCATCATCACGCCATGGAATTTCCCCATCGCCATTCCGGCCTGGAAGATCGCGCCGGCGCTGGCTCATGGCAACACCATCGTCTTCAAGCCGGCCGAACTCGTTCCTGAAAGCGCCTGGTCGATCGTCGACATCCTGCATCGCGCCGGCCTGCCCAAGGGCGTGCTCAACCTCGTCATGGGCAAGGGCTCGGTGGTCGGCCAGGCCATGCTCGACAGCCCCGACGTCAATGCCATCACCTTCACCGGCTCGGTCGGCACGGGCAAGCGCGTCGCCGCCGCAAGCGTGGAACACATGCGCAAGTTCCAGCTCGAGATGGGAGGCAAGAACCCGCTGGTCGTGCTTGACGATGCCGATCTTGCGGTCGCCGTCGATTGCGCGCTCAACGGCGCCTTCTTCTCGACCGGCCAGCGCTGCACGGCCTCGTCCAGGCTGATCGTGACCGAAGGTATCCACGACCGTTTCGTCGATGCGCTGAAGGAGCGGATGGGCAAGCTGGTGATCGGCGATGCGCTCGATGCGCAGACCCAGATCGGCCCGGTGGTCGACGCCACGCAGCTGAAGCAGGACGAGGATTATATCGCCATCGGCGTCAGGGAAGGCGCAACGCTCGCCTTCGGCGGCGAACGGCTCGACCGCAAGACGCCGGGCTTCTACCTCAGCCCCGCGCTGCTGACCGAGGCAACCAACGCCATGCGCAGTTCGCGCGAGGAGATTTTTGGCCCGGTCGCCAGCGTCATCCGCGTCAAGGACTACGACGAGGCGCTTGCCGTCGCCAACGACACGCCCTTCGGGCTGACGTCGGGCATCTGCACGTCGAGCCTCAAACACGCGACCCACTTCAAGCGCAATTCGGAAGCGGGCATGGTCATGGTCAACTTGCCGACGGCGGGTGTCGATTTCCATGTTCCCTTCGGCGGCCGCAAGGGCTCGAGCTACGGCCCGCGCGAACAGGGCCGTTATGCCACGGAGTTCTACACCACGGTGAAGACCGCCTATACATTCGCGGGCTGA
- a CDS encoding TetR/AcrR family transcriptional regulator, whose amino-acid sequence MAAIETTIQRAGATGNIKATREDWLKLALETLISDGVERVRVLTLGQQLDVSRSSFYWYFKSRQDLLDQLLGYWRQTNTRFIVERASRPSATVIRGVMSIFECWVDEKLFDPRLDFAIRAWARRSPAIRRALDEADEERVNAIRDMFKRHGYEEEDAFVRARVLYFMQIGYYSLELNEPMSTRLTHVASYLRSFTGQEPPAEDVEEFARYVEKTLSGKR is encoded by the coding sequence ATGGCAGCAATCGAAACGACGATCCAGCGCGCCGGCGCCACCGGCAACATCAAGGCCACTCGTGAAGACTGGCTGAAGCTGGCGCTTGAAACACTGATATCCGACGGTGTCGAACGTGTCCGCGTGCTGACGCTTGGCCAGCAGCTCGACGTCTCACGCTCCAGTTTCTACTGGTATTTCAAGAGCCGGCAGGATCTGCTCGATCAATTGCTGGGCTACTGGCGGCAGACCAACACGAGGTTCATCGTCGAACGCGCCTCGCGGCCGTCGGCGACCGTCATTCGCGGGGTGATGAGCATTTTCGAATGCTGGGTGGATGAAAAGCTGTTCGACCCCCGGCTGGACTTCGCGATCAGGGCCTGGGCCCGCCGCTCGCCCGCAATCCGGCGCGCGCTCGACGAGGCCGACGAAGAGCGTGTCAATGCCATACGCGACATGTTCAAGCGCCATGGCTACGAGGAAGAAGACGCATTCGTGCGGGCCCGCGTCCTCTATTTCATGCAGATCGGCTATTACTCGCTCGAGCTCAACGAACCGATGAGCACCCGCCTTACCCACGTCGCCTCCTATCTGCGCAGCTTCACGGGCCAGGAGCCTCCGGCGGAAGACGTCGAGGAGTTCGCGCGCTATGTCGAGAAAACGCTTTCCGGCAAACGGTAG